One Glycine max cultivar Williams 82 chromosome 6, Glycine_max_v4.0, whole genome shotgun sequence DNA segment encodes these proteins:
- the NAC162 gene encoding protein CUP-SHAPED COTYLEDON 3, producing the protein MLAMEELLYELSDHERRNEQGLPPGFRFHPTDEELVTFYLASKVFNGTFSNVKFAEVDLNRCEPWELPDVAKMGEREWYLFSLRDRKYPTGLRTNRATGAGYWKATGKDKEVYSASSGTLLGMKKTLVFYKGRAPRGEKTKWVMHEYRLVLDAHFSLPHTHPSKEEWVICRIFHKSGEKRSPVLQVHGHSDASSSPRESALPPLLASPSCFTFDPESQSQSSSHSQRDFQSPVLIHHQDQNGHSHNPRLFPLEITNARNHPSSFSDLFFKPLQQNCTLKTNEQTILPKVTKTEDATFYDQYHQLLDDHNNMRWVNKLNQNPSNLLNTFPFEVDAGLMAFSGAANAQVKDISTSTPFNRVGLQQTLDSWPLAQHV; encoded by the exons aTGTTGGCAATGGAAGAACTACTGTATGAACTTAGTGATCATGAAAGGAGAAACGAGCAAGGTCTGCCACCGGGTTTCAGGTTTCACCCCACTGATGAAGAACTTGTAACCTTTTACTTGGCTTCAAAGGTCTTTAATGGCACCTTCTCTAACGTCAAGTTTGCTGAGGTTGACCTCAATAGATGTGAGCCTTGGGAACTTCCAG ATGTGGCAAAGATGGGGGAGAGAGAGTGGTATCTGTTCAGCTTGAGGGACAGAAAATACCCAACTGGGCTAAGAACAAACAGAGCAACCGGAGCTGGGTACTGGAAAGCCACTGGGAAGGACAAGGAAGTGTACAGTGCATCCAGTGGAACCCTACTTGGAATGAAGAAGACCCTTGTTTTCTACAAAGGCAGGGCCCCTCGTGGTGAAAAGACCAAATGGGTCATGCACGAGTACCGTTTGGTTTTGGATGCTCACTTTTCCCTTCCCCACACTCACCCCTCTAAG GAGGAGTGGGTTATATGCAGGATATTTCATAAATCTGGGGAAAAGAGAAGTCCAGTGCTCCAAGTCCATGGACATTCAGATGCTTCTTCGTCCCCAAGAGAAAGTGCTTTACCTCCATTACTTGCAAGCCCAAGTTGCTTTACATTTGATCCAGAATCTCAATCCCAAAGTTCATCTCATTCTCAGCGAGACTTCCAAAGCCCGGTTCTGATTCACCACCAAGACCAAAATGGCCACTCTCATAACCCTCGTCTTTTCCCATTAGAAATCACCAACGCCAGAAACCACCCATCATCATTTTCGGACCTATTCTTCAAGCCCCTTCAGCAGAATTGCACCCTGAAGACCAACGAACAAACTATTCTTCCAAAAGTAACCAAAACGGAGGACGCTACATTCTATGATCAATATCATCAATTACTAGATGACCATAATAACATGCGCTGGGTGAACAAGTTGAATCAAAATCCAAGCAATTTACTCAACACTTTCCCTTTTGAGGTGGATGCTGGCTTGATGGCATTCTCAGGAGCTGCAAATGCTCAAGTTAAGGACATATCCACTTCAACACCCTTTAATAGGGTAGGCTTGCAGCAGACGCTAGATTCTTGGCCTCTGGCCCAGCATGTTtga
- the LOC100809366 gene encoding cysteine protease XCP2, translating to MAFSTSKALRVLACSFCLFASFTFGRDFSIVGYSSEDLKSMDKLIELFESWISRHGKIYQSIEEKLHRFEIFKDNLKHIDERNKVVSNYWLGLNEFADLSHQEFKNKYLGLKVDYSRRRESPEEFTYKDVELPKSVDWRKKGAVTQVKNQGSCGSCWAFSTVAAVEGINQIVTGNLTSLSEQELIDCDRTYNNGCNGGLMDYAFSFIVENDGLHKEEDYPYIMEEGTCEMAKEETEVVTISGYHDVPQNNEQSLLKALANQPLSVAIEASGRDFQFYSGGVFDGHCGSDLDHGVAAVGYGTAKGVDYITVKNSWGSKWGEKGYIRMRRNIGKPEGICGIYKMASYPTKKK from the exons ATGGCTTTCTCCACCTCAAAGGCACTACGTGTCCTTGCCTGCTCCTTCTGCCTATTTGCATCTTTTACTTTTGGACGCGATTTCTCCATTGTGGGCTATTCATCGGAGGACTTAAAGTCCATGGATAAGCTCATTGAACTCTTTGAATCATGGATATCAAGACATGGCAAGATTTACCAAAGCATTGAGGAGAAGCTGCATAGGTTCGAGATTTTCAAGGACAACCTAAAGCACATAGATGAGAGAAACAAGGTGGTCAGCAACTACTGGCTTGGCTTGAATGAGTTTGCTGATTTGAGCCACCAAGAGTTCAAGAACAAATATCTGGGGCTTAAGGTGGACTACTCTAGAAGGAGAGAGTCCCCTGAAGAATTCACTTACAAAGATGTTGAATTGCCAAAGTCAGTGGATTGGAGAAAGAAAGGTGCTGTAACCCAAGTCAAGAACCAAGGTTCATGTG GTAGCTGCTGGGCATTTTCTACTGTTGCAGCAGTTGAGGGAATAAACCAGATTGTGACCGGAAATTTAACATCATTGTCTGAGCAAGAATTGATTGACTGTGACAGAACTTACAACAATGGTTGCAATGGGGGTCTCATGGACTATGCATTCTCCTTTATAGTAGAAAACGATGGACTCCATAAAGAGGAAGACTATCCTTACATTATGGAGGAAGGCACCTGCGAGATGGCAAAG GAAGAAACTGAAGTTGTGACTATTAGCGGGTACCATGACGTACCACAAAACAATGAACAGAGCCTATTGAAAGCACTTGCAAACCAACCCCTCAGTGTGGCCATAGAGGCTTCAGGCAGGGATTTCCAATTTTACAGTGGG GGTGTTTTCGATGGGCATTGCGGAAGTGACTTGGATCACGGTGTGGCAGCTGTTGGATACGGAACTGCAAAAGGGGTGGATTATATCACAGTGAAAAATTCATGGGGATCCAAGTGGGGAGAGAAAGGATACATAAGAATGAGGAGAAACATTGGAAAGCCCGAGGGAATCTGCGGAATCTATAAGATGGCCTCTTATCCCACTAAGAAGAAATAA
- the LOC100810431 gene encoding cysteine protease XCP2: MAFSSSKALVLIACSFCLFASLAFGRDFSIVGYSSEDLKSMDKLIELFESWMSRHGKIYENIEEKLLRFEIFKDNLKHIDERNKVVSNYWLGLNEFADLSHREFNNKYLGLKVDYSRRRESPEEFTYKDVELPKSVDWRKKGAVAPVKNQGSCGSCWAFSTVAAVEGINQIVTGNLTSLSEQELIDCDRTYNNGCNGGLMDYAFSFIVENGGLHKEEDYPYIMEEGTCEMTKEETQVVTISGYHDVPQNNEQSLLKALANQPLSVAIEASGRDFQFYSGGVFDGHCGSDLDHGVAAVGYGTAKGVDYITVKNSWGSKWGEKGYIRMRRNIGKPEGICGIYKMASYPTKKK, translated from the exons ATGGCTTTCTCCTCCTCCAAGGCACTTGTCCTAATTGCATGCTCCTTCTGCCTATTTGCGTCTTTGGCTTTTGGACGTGATTTCTCCATTGTGGGCTATTCATCGGAGGACTTAAAATCCATGGATAAGCTCATCGAACTCTTCGAATCATGGATGTCAAGGCATGGCAAGATTTACGAGAACATTGAGGAGAAGCTTCTTAGGTTCGAGATTTTCAAGGATAACCTAAAGCACATAGATGAGAGAAACAAGGTGGTCAGCAACTACTGGCTTGGCTTGAATGAGTTTGCTGATTTGAGCCACCGAGAGTTCAATAACAAGTATCTGGGGCTTAAGGTGGACTACTCTAGAAGGAGAGAGTCCCCTGAAGAATTCACTTACAAAGATGTTGAGTTGCCTAAGTCAGTGGATTGGAGAAAGAAAGGTGCTGTAGCCCCAGTCAAGAACCAAGGTTCATGTG GTAGCTGCTGGGCATTTTCCACTGTTGCAGCAGTTGAGGGAATAAACCAGATAGTTACGGGAAATTTGACATCACTGTCTGAGCAAGAGCTGATTGACTGTGACAGAACATACAACAATGGTTGCAATGGGGGTCTCATGGACTATGCATTCTCCTTTATAGTGGAAAACGGCGGACTCCATAAAGAGGAAGACTATCCATACATTATGGAGGAAGGTACTTGCGAGATGACTAAG GAAGAAACCCAAGTTGTGACCATTAGCGGGTACCATGATGTGCCACAAAACAATGAACAGAGTCTTTTGAAGGCACTTGCAAACCAACCCCTCAGTGTAGCCATAGAGGCTTCGGGAAGGGATTTCCAATTTTACAGTGGG GGTGTTTTCGATGGGCATTGCGGAAGTGACTTGGATCACGGTGTGGCAGCTGTTGGATACGGAACTGCAAAAGGGGTGGATTATATCACAGTGAAAAATTCATGGGGATCCAAGTGGGGAGAGAAAGGATACATAAGAATGAGGAGAAACATTGGAAAGCCCGAGGGAATCTGCGGAATCTATAAGATGGCTTCTTATCCCACTAAGAAGAAATAA
- the LOC100806173 gene encoding AT-hook motif nuclear-localized protein 10 — translation MSGSDMAGREQFTVGMHKPQQQQQQQQQPQLHQNMRMDYAADGTAVFAPPTVTVNINGGDSSPAVPPGLGLPQPQPMMVNSPEPIKRKRGRPRKYGPDGGMTLGALKTTTPPGGGVPVGQSGGAFPAGPLSDSASAGTVKRRGRPRGSVNKNKKNDSSNSSKYSGPGSWFTPHVITVNAGEDLSARIMTISQSSSRNICILTANGAISNVTLRQPASSGGTVTYEGRFEILSLGGSFFLAGTERAGGLSVSLSGPDGRVLGGGVAGLLIAASPVQIVLASFVSDVRKHLKRAKKTENEKVSTAGGQSSSPSRGTLSESSGGVGSGSPLNQSTGACNNTIENSTTPTQSFQGMPWK, via the exons ATGTCCGGATCTGACATGGCAGGGAGGGAGCAATTCACGGTTGGGATGCACAaaccccaacaacaacaacaacaacaacaacaacctcagcTTCATCAAAACATGCGTATGGACTATGCTGCTGACGGCACTGCTGTTTTCGCCCCTCCGACCGTTACCGTTAACATTAACGGCGGAGATTCCTCTCCAGCGGTGCCTCCGGGCCTGGGCCTGCCCCAGCCCCAGCCCATGATGGTTAACTCCCCCGAACCAATTAAGAGAAAGAGGGGAAGGCCCAGGAAATATGGGCCTGACGGTGGCATGACCTTGGGGGCTTTGAAGACCACCACTCCTCCCGGCGGCGGCGTGCCGGTTGGGCAGTCCGGTGGGGCATTTCCAGCGGGGCCTCTTTCGGATTCGGCCTCAGCTGGTACCGTGAAGCGCAGGGGCAGACCTCGTGGTTCTGTcaacaaaaataagaagaatgaTAGCTCTAACTCCTCTAAGTATTCTG GGCCAGGATCTTGGTTTACTCCGCATGTCATTACGGTGAACGCTGGAGAG gATTTGTCAGCAAGAATTATGACAATTTCCCAGAGTAGTTCAAGAAATATTTGCATCTTAACAGCAAATGGAGCCATATCTAATGTGACACTTCGACAACCTGCCTCATCTGGTGGAACTGTGACTTATGAG GGGCGATTTGAGATCCTATCACTTGGAGGTTCTTTTTTTCTTGCTGGAACTGAAAGAGCTGGGGGGCTGAGTGTGTCCTTGTCAGGGCCAGATGGCCGTGTGTTGGGCGGCGGAGTTGCAGGTCTTCTGATAGCTGCTTCCCCTGTTCAG ATTGTTTTGGCGAGCTTTGTTTCTGATGTTCGCAAGCACTTGAAGCGTGCAAAGAAGACGGAGAATGAAAAGGTTTCGACAGCAGGAGGCCAAAGCAGCTCACCATCAAGAGGCACTCTCAGCGAGTCCTCAGGTGGGGTTGGGAGTGGGAGCCCACTAAACCAAAGCACAGGAGCATGCAACAACACCATCGAAAACAGTACCACCCCAACACAAAGCTTTCAAGGCATGCCCTGGAAGTAG